The Neodiprion fabricii isolate iyNeoFabr1 chromosome 4, iyNeoFabr1.1, whole genome shotgun sequence genome window below encodes:
- the LOC124179558 gene encoding uncharacterized protein LOC124179558, translated as MKHDFQDKRSIVLGVQVLHLVDFDIQEKRSVVLAVQVLDLVTFHQALRSFCAPGPLPDETRLPGQALRTSGCPGTLPGDFPPSKLIFRIFGCSGPPPGGSRLPGQAIRSFCAPGPLPGETRLPGQALRSSGYPGP; from the exons ATGAAAcacgacttccaggacaagcgctccatAGTTCTGGGTGTCCAGGTCCTCCACCTGGTGGATTTTGACATTCAGGaaaagcgctccgtagttctcgCTGTCCAGGttcttgacctggtgacttttcaCCAAGCGCtgcgtagtttctgcgctccaggtccactacctgatgaaactcgacttccaggacaagcgctccgtactTCTGGTTGTCCAGGTACACTACCTGGTGACTTTCCACCttcaaaactaattttccgtATATTTGGCTGTTCAGGTCCTCCACCTGGTggatctcgacttccaggacaagcgatCCGTAgcttctgcgctccag gtccgctacctggtgaaacacgacttccaggacaagcgctccgtagttctggctatCCAGGTCCTTAA